The sequence ATTCTGACAAAGCCTCATGACCGTATGCTGGGAATCATCGGGGAATGAGCGGTATGGAGTACCGTTGCCATTTTGGCGATATTTTCCAATTCACAATGGTAGTACTACGATTATTGCTTTGCAATGTTTGCCTCAGGTTCGATGGTGAATCCAGTGTCAGACCTTGTGGGGGCCTGAAAAAAGCGCAAAGAAGGCAGTTATTCCATATCCAAGCGGTCGCGAAGTACTGCAAAGTGCCGCGAATCAGAGAAGTGCCCGTCGTATTATTACTTAGTGGCTAAGGTACGCATGCTCCTACCAAAGATCCACCGGGCCCGAGTGATTTCTAAAGTGGAAGATCACCAGCAGTCCTGATCACGAACGTAAGGATCATTGCGCGAAGGTAAACGAGGAGTCTGGTGCACCTGACTCTGGCGTGGTTAACGTACATCCGGAATTCCAACGATGCATGATCCAAACAACTCTGGAATATCGGACACTTCGCACATATCATTGAGGAATCCAGAACGGTTCCAGATCCGTCCACTTTATTTTGCCGATGGAGCTACGATTGGGCGAAGTTTGAACTCGGGGTGGACCCTGGAAGGATTAGAGTATCGATCCACGTGGTGGAGTCACACCGCCACCGATCATCCTTCCTCGGTTGACATGTACACAGTGCTTGGCGAATGTAACTGGGACATCAGTAAACTGCTGTCCGGCAGCTGTTTGACGGTTGAGTTATTTTTAAGCGCCAATGCAAATCAGCGTGGATTCCATACCACCGGACCTCTACTGCGACAGGTACCCGAGTTCCCTGTCACATCGCCTATCTGAGTGATGGAGGTCGAGCAAACATCGACAGAAATGGCGACATTAATCACATGGGGTGTGCCTACCTCGAAGAGCATCTCTGATATCATGGAGTACTCAGAATCTTCGGCGGATCATGTGGGCTGGCTCAGATACGACGTGGCTGATCAGACTACATGCTGCCGGTGCAACCAATGTTTGTTTTAGCTTATTGTGATGACTGCTTCTCGTATAATTCCGTTGACCCTTCGTTTATCAAAAATCGGCAATTGGAGCCATCTGTTTAGAATCAGTAGGGCTTTAGAACTCGTATATACTCTATGCCAGCGTAACTTTCGGCATAACCACCCCTCATTCATCTGCTCCGCAACAACCACACCATGTCTGCTGATCTCATCCTCGTCGCCAAGTCACAAGGTGTCGGTGTCATCAAGCTAAATCGACCCAAAGCTCTCAACGCACTTTCAGCTGCCCTTATTCAACAACTCCTAGGATCTGTCAAAAGTTTCGAGGAGGATGACGAAGTCGGAGCCATCGTCATTACTGGAAGGCGAGTACAGTAAAACCTACCCATCAATTCTTCGTCTGACTATGTTGTCCGACACATTAGCGAAAAAGTGTTCGCAGGTATGTTTTTTGATACATACTCAGAGTAAACATTTTCTAACATACAATTTACCAGCCGGTGCTGACATTAAAGAGCTCGAAAAACTCACATTTGTGAATGCTTACATGGGTAATTTTCTCCAGTCCCTGGCAGATGGAATTGCAGCGGCCCGCAAACCTATACTTGCAGCTGTCAACGGTTATGCTGTATGTCTCATTCCATTACTATCACGTTATACACGTAACGATACCAACGTCACTAATATAGCTTGGTGGTGGCTGCGAGCTTGCAATGATGTGCGATGTGATTTATGGTGAGCTACAAATTGCCGCCAGTAATAGCCCGGAAAAAACTGATTGTACAACAGCTGGCACAAATGCGGTGTTTGGCCAACCTGAAATCAAAATTGGTACAATTCCAGGAGCTGGTATGTCGCATCCCCTTTCTTACATTGAATTACGAATCATTACACATTATTTCAGGTGGCACACAACGCCTGATTAGAGCGGTTGGAAAGGCCAAGGTCAGGGCTGCTACAACTGTCGTCCAAATTCTCAGATACTAACAGGATAATATTTGGCTGCTGTCTAGGCGATGCACATGGTCCTTACAGGGGAATCCATGAAGGCTGATGAAGCGGAACAAGCCGGCTTGGTCGCTAAAATTGTTCCACCGGAGAAAACCCTGGAGATCGCGATTGCAGCCGGTGCAGCGATGGCAAGCATGTCACGACCCGTTTTGCTGATGGCTAAGGAAAGCGTCAACCGGGGTATGTGCATATACCGAGTTCGGTAGTTCATGTGTCGATTCTAAATTTCAACACCAGCCGAGGACCTGGCTCTTTCTGAAGGACTTCGATTCGAGCGTCGACTCTATCACGCTTCGTTCTCAACCGTGAGTAAGCAGTTGGTAGGAGGGTTTATTATTGACATAATTGTAAATTAACAGAACGACTCAAAAGAGGGAATGAGGGCGTTTATTCAAAAGCGAAAGCCAGTATTTGAGCACGCATAGATTCTAAACTCTCTGTCACTTGCGTTTGGTTACTGTATATTACTTGTTTTGCACTAAGCATTTTATTTTATAAGAAACACAACGACCCAGTCGAATTGGATGTCTTAATAATTAATGACACAGTCAAATCTAACAGGGTCCGCCTCGATCATATTAGACGCTGAAGCCCTTGCCGGCGGTAGAGGAACATAACACCAACCGCAACTACCAGAAATACACACTTTTTCTCAACCCTCTTGTTTCTCCTATTGTATTATCCTATATGTGGTAAGAGAGGGGATGCGGGACTCACTATGAGCAACTACTAACTCCGAGTAAGCAAACACATCCTCAACGCGCAAGCAGCGATTCGCGCACCGTGTTGCCAGAAATGGTTTGACTGTCCAGAATGCCATGCCGAGACTTCGGACCATCCTATAAGAAAGACAACGGATATGGTATTCATGTGTAAAAAGTGCCGTAAGGCATTTAGAAAAGATATGGCGGCCTTCGAAGAAAGTGACGAATATTGTCCACATTGCGATAACCATTTTGTGCGTCTGTTCTTTTTGGCACCTGTACCAGAGCTAAACGGAAATACTACACCCAAAAGATCATTGAAGCCAAAACCCCAACGCCGGTAGTTGGAGTCGAAGGAGAAGACGCGCGCAAGGATGCTCGGTAAGTTTGTGCGCTATTCCAGCCCCGAACGTTGACTCTGATAGATATGAATAGAATGTTACGTGATGAACGAATGAAGCAACTGGCACTATCTCTAGATGACGAATTCGCCGACCTCTTGGAGCCGTAAAACTGGGCGTGTTTTCGCTGCATGCTTGGACCAAATATTATCATAAATACACATTTATATTACATCCATTACACCTGGCCATTCTCAAAAACATCCTTGACTCATACACATATACCTAATCGTCGTGAATAATAATTTGAGTTGGTTCCGCGACTTTGACATCGGGCGGAAGTGTGGGGAGGCCGGAATCTTCGACACTAGTAGGCTGAGGTATAGCAGGAGTAGGACCATGCTCGTCTTCTTCATCGCTCGATTCACCGGGTCTTCGGAAGACAACATTGGCACCATCAGCGGCCAACCTGCGACGTTTAGTGGGATCCTCGCTGTTCCCATTCGTGCCGTCCTGGACTCCACCCTTTCCCATAGCTCGGTTCTTCTTTTTTTGACGCCTGGCCCGGTTTTTGGCGGTTTTGGCTTCACTCTGTTCTTCTCGCTCTCGTTTTTTTGCCTCAAATTCTGCAGCCTCTTGTTCCTAATCCGCAAAATGAATAAGATCGATCGATTCGTTTGCGCATGATGTACACACCTTCTTTGAGGCTTCCTCCATTATCTTAAGCCGTTCGTACTCCCGTCTTCGACTCTGTTTGTAGACATGGAATTCACCACTCCCAGCACCTGTGCTCCAAGAATATTAGTTCCTATGACAGCTTCGCGAATCAGCTCAAACACATGCCTGCGCTGGAGCCTTGTACATTCTTCATCATCTCCCGTGGAGGTCTAACTGTTTTCTCTTTGGGGGGAGCTGGGAGGTTGACTAGTTTTGTGGGATCCTTCATTAGCTTCTCCAGTTGTTGTTTTTGCAGGTCCAAAGCCGTTTGCTTTTTACGGGCAGCTTCACCAGACTGTGTAGCGTTGGATACTGGTGGAGGTGTCCCCGTCGCCATATTAGTAGATTTCTGGAGTGTGTTGTGCTACGAAACAATGTCTGATTCCAAACCGAGGAGGTGAATGTTGTGAAGTCCAATCGAACTAAATTAGCCGCTGCCACGTGACCCTTGGCCCACTACTCCTTTAGCGCTTCCGTTCCTGGCCTCATCAGCGTTCCCTCCACCGCCGTGAGTAGTGTGTTTACCATCTCAAGATATCTCGAATAATAACGGATATCTTACGAAAAAAACAGAACCCCTAAGAACTGAGATAGGATGAGCCTTCCCCACTCACAGTATGACCCTCGTCGTGTTTGTATTATTCCCTTCCCCACGTTGCCATTCCTAAAACACAAGCGGGCGCTCGGAGTTTATACCGCAGGTGCATTGGTGAGAGCTCCCAAATAAAACTGACTTGTACCTTATACTAAATATACCTTTAGTTTGCCTTTGCTCATTGGGTATTTCTGGACGCTTGCATTCTATCATCACACGCCCGTCCTCCCGCCGACTCGCCCCATGATATTGTGCCTCTGCATGTTACATTCCTTGGTGAGCTCTATGTTAGGCTGATGCGATTGAACGAATGAATGACGTTTCATTCCTT comes from Rhizoctonia solani chromosome 4, complete sequence and encodes:
- a CDS encoding enoyl-CoA hydratase/isomerase family protein, which codes for MSADLILVAKSQGVGVIKLNRPKALNALSAALIQQLLGSVKSFEEDDEVGAIVITGRRVHEKVFAAGADIKELEKLTFVNAYMGNFLQSLADGIAAARKPILAAVNGYALGGGCELAMMCDVIYAGTNAVFGQPEIKIGTIPGAGGTQRLIRAVGKAKAMHMVLTGESMKADEAEQAGLVAKIVPPEKTLEIAIAAGAAMASMSRPVLLMAKESVNRAEDLALSEGLRFERRLYHASFSTNDSKEGMRAFIQKRKPVFEHA